GAAGCCGGAGAGGATCGCCACCTCCTTGACCGGTAGGCTCGCCGTTTTCGTCAGAAGTTTCACGGCGCGCTGTAAGCGCTTCTGCAGGACGTATTCGGCCGGCGCCATGCCTTCGCTGGCGGCAAAGACGCGCGAGAAATGGGCGCGGCTCAAGCCCGAGACGCGCGCCAGTTCCTCCACAGGAAGCGGGTTCTGCAGATTGTTCATGATGTGGTCGACGACCCGGTGCATCGTCCGGTGCTCGTGGCTGAACAAGGGGTGCGAGCCGAAGACGTCGTCATAGAGCGCCATCGCCGCCTCATAGGCGATTGCGGAAGCGCGCCCCGGCGTCTCGCCGCCACGGATTAGCCGCAGGCTGCAGTCTGCCAGATGTTCGATCGTTTCCGGCTGCAGCTTCAGCACAGGGCCGGTGACGGCGAGAATGGCGCGGTGCACGCGCAAGGCCTCGTCGCCGTTCATCGAGATCCAGAAAAACTCCCAGCGCCCGCCATCTTCCAGCCAATAGCGATGATTGTGCGGCACGAGCAACAGCAGCGTCTCGCCCTCGCGCACCCGATGGGTGCGGTTTTCGTAACGCAGGTTTC
The nucleotide sequence above comes from Ensifer adhaerens. Encoded proteins:
- a CDS encoding AraC family transcriptional regulator — encoded protein: MGNFMLRDLIDNGPIMRTVSLPRGRQSLHTMPTSTGYEIRNNATYDWDGRKRGNTPFTVLQHTIAGAGNLRYENRTHRVREGETLLLLVPHNHRYWLEDGGRWEFFWISMNGDEALRVHRAILAVTGPVLKLQPETIEHLADCSLRLIRGGETPGRASAIAYEAAMALYDDVFGSHPLFSHEHRTMHRVVDHIMNNLQNPLPVEELARVSGLSRAHFSRVFAASEGMAPAEYVLQKRLQRAVKLLTKTASLPVKEVAILSGFEDPNYFAKVFRRSFGLSPTEFRTTGMYASIAAGSVEQPVDTPEEATVLLSG